Proteins encoded in a region of the Zea mays cultivar B73 chromosome 2, Zm-B73-REFERENCE-NAM-5.0, whole genome shotgun sequence genome:
- the LOC100283831 gene encoding ACT domain-containing protein ACR10 isoform 1 (isoform 1 is encoded by transcript variant 1), with amino-acid sequence MGIPSDGDDVVQIRHADAAGEPTVVTVSCPDKTGLGCDLCRAVLLFGLSVVKGDMSTDGRWCYIVFWLLPRGRRPVAVPWDLLKDRLLQLCPVAPPFGFGSHDAYLAAAAGLQDVPPPAPQLFLLKLCCFDRMGLLHDVTRVLCELELTIRRVKVSTTPDGSVLDLFFITDARGLLHTKSRREETQDRLESVLGDSLTCCEIDPAGEDMVSCCLQSWAWASLTPAVIAQMFSTADRVEEQPIGTRGGGGGTIISVTMDNSLSPAHTLIQIQCGDHKGLLYDVMRIVKDCNIQISYGRFYASQNGRCEIDLFAVQSDGKKILDQHRQRALCCRLRMELRRPLHVALVNRGPDTELLVANPVEVSGKGRPLVFYDITLALKNLQRRIFLAEIGRHVVEGREWEVYRLHFGEEHELSSALRKKIVDAVTNMLMGWD; translated from the exons ATGGGGATACCCAGCGACGGCGACGACGTGGTGCAAATCCGGCACGCCGACGCCGCCGGCGAGCCCACCGTCGTCACCGTGAGCTGCCCCGACAAGACAGGActgggctgcgacctgtgccgggCCGTCCTCCTCTTCGGCCTCAGCGTCGTCAAGGGAGACATGAGCACCGACGGCCGCTGGTGCTACATCGTGTTCTGGCTGTTGccgcgcgggcggcggcccgTGGCCGTGCCGTGGGACCTCCTCAAGGACCGGTTGCTTCAGCTCTGCCCCGTCGCGCCGCCATTCGGCTTCGGGTCCCACGACGCGTACCTCGCGGCGGCGGCTGGCCTGCAGGACGTTCCGCCTCCCGCGCCACAGCTCTTCCTGCTCAAGCTATGCTGCTTCGACCGGATGGGACTCTTGCACG ATGTGACACGCGTTTTGTGTGAGCTAGAGCTCACGATCCGGAGGGTGAAGGTCTCTACCACGCCTGATGGGAGTGTGCTGGACCTTTTCTTCATCACAGATGCCAG GGGGCTTCTGCACACAAAGAGCAGGAGAGAAGAAACCCAGGACAGACTCGAGAGCGTCTTAGGCGACTCCTTGACATGTTGCGAAATAGATCCTGCTGGCGAAGACATGGTGTCTTGCTGCCTCCAGTCCTGGGCCTGGGCTTCGCTGACGCCTGCTGTTATAGCACAGATGTTTAGCACAGCTGATCGCGTGGAGGAGCAACCGATCGGCACaaggggtggtggtggtggtaccaTCATCTCCGTGACGATGGACAACTCGCTTAGCCCTGCCCACACTCTTATTCAGATTCAGTGTGGCGACCATAAGGGCCTCCTGTATGATGTCATGAGGATAGTCAAAGACTGCAACATTCAG ATTTCATATGGCCGATTCTACGCGAGCCAAAACGGAAGGTGCGAGATCGATCTGTTCGCGGTGCAGTCGGACGGGAAGAAGATCCTTGATCAGCACAGGCAGAGAGCACTGTGCTGTCGCCTGAGGATGGAGCTCCGCCGACCACTCCATGTGGCGTTGGTGAACCGAGGTCCTGACACGGAGCTGCTGGTAGCGAACCCGGTCGAGGTTTCTGGGAAGGGTAGGCCGCTGGTGTTCTACGACATCACCCTTGCTCTCAAGAATCTTCAGAGACGAATCTTCTTG GCTGAGATTGGGAGGCACGTTGTGGAAGGCAGGGAGTGGGAGGTCTACAGATTGCACTTCGGTGAGGAGCACGAGCTCTCGTCTGCGCTGCGGAAGAAGATTGTGGATGCAGTCACCAACATGCTGATGGGGTGGGACTGA
- the LOC100283831 gene encoding ACT domain-containing protein ACR10 isoform 2 (isoform 2 is encoded by transcript variant 2) translates to MGIPSDGDDVVQIRHADAAGEPTVVTVSCPDKTGLGCDLCRAVLLFGLSVVKGDMSTDGRWCYIVFWLLPRGRRPVAVPWDLLKDRLLQLCPVAPPFGFGSHDAYLAAAAGLQDVPPPAPQLFLLKLCCFDRMGLLHDVTRVLCELELTIRRVKVSTTPDGSVLDLFFITDARGLLHTKSRREETQDRLESVLGDSLTCCEIDPAGEDMVSCCLQSWAWASLTPAVIAQMFSTADRVEEQPIGTRGGGGGTIISVTMDNSLSPAHTLIQIQCGDHKGLLYDVMRIVKDCNIQVTT, encoded by the exons ATGGGGATACCCAGCGACGGCGACGACGTGGTGCAAATCCGGCACGCCGACGCCGCCGGCGAGCCCACCGTCGTCACCGTGAGCTGCCCCGACAAGACAGGActgggctgcgacctgtgccgggCCGTCCTCCTCTTCGGCCTCAGCGTCGTCAAGGGAGACATGAGCACCGACGGCCGCTGGTGCTACATCGTGTTCTGGCTGTTGccgcgcgggcggcggcccgTGGCCGTGCCGTGGGACCTCCTCAAGGACCGGTTGCTTCAGCTCTGCCCCGTCGCGCCGCCATTCGGCTTCGGGTCCCACGACGCGTACCTCGCGGCGGCGGCTGGCCTGCAGGACGTTCCGCCTCCCGCGCCACAGCTCTTCCTGCTCAAGCTATGCTGCTTCGACCGGATGGGACTCTTGCACG ATGTGACACGCGTTTTGTGTGAGCTAGAGCTCACGATCCGGAGGGTGAAGGTCTCTACCACGCCTGATGGGAGTGTGCTGGACCTTTTCTTCATCACAGATGCCAG GGGGCTTCTGCACACAAAGAGCAGGAGAGAAGAAACCCAGGACAGACTCGAGAGCGTCTTAGGCGACTCCTTGACATGTTGCGAAATAGATCCTGCTGGCGAAGACATGGTGTCTTGCTGCCTCCAGTCCTGGGCCTGGGCTTCGCTGACGCCTGCTGTTATAGCACAGATGTTTAGCACAGCTGATCGCGTGGAGGAGCAACCGATCGGCACaaggggtggtggtggtggtaccaTCATCTCCGTGACGATGGACAACTCGCTTAGCCCTGCCCACACTCTTATTCAGATTCAGTGTGGCGACCATAAGGGCCTCCTGTATGATGTCATGAGGATAGTCAAAGACTGCAACATTCAGGTAACGACATGA